From the genome of Mycobacterium dioxanotrophicus, one region includes:
- a CDS encoding DUF2567 domain-containing protein: protein MSLSGEEPNAPDEAPAPAPVPASDVVAGPRFSRQRAAVTVVVAMALLGAVVGALWAWLAPSIHGVVALTRSGERIHAYLGSESDNFFTSAFMFVGFLVVTSIVAAVLVWQWRAHRGPVLAGALVVGCGVSAAAAAGVGVALAHLRYGTVDLLGAPISPEHRVHYVVEAPSAFFGHGPLQIATTILFPAAVAALVYALMAVSAARDDLGAWPPEETPVYPVLPATVAQPGV, encoded by the coding sequence ATGAGCCTCTCGGGCGAAGAGCCGAACGCCCCGGACGAGGCGCCCGCGCCTGCTCCCGTCCCTGCCTCCGATGTTGTTGCGGGCCCCCGTTTTTCACGGCAACGCGCCGCGGTGACCGTCGTGGTCGCCATGGCGTTGCTAGGCGCTGTCGTCGGTGCACTGTGGGCCTGGTTGGCGCCGTCGATCCACGGCGTGGTCGCGCTCACGCGCAGCGGCGAGCGGATCCATGCCTACCTCGGCAGCGAATCCGACAACTTCTTCACGTCCGCATTCATGTTCGTCGGCTTCCTGGTGGTCACGTCGATCGTGGCCGCGGTGCTGGTCTGGCAGTGGCGTGCGCACCGTGGCCCGGTGCTCGCGGGAGCGCTGGTCGTCGGGTGCGGGGTGTCGGCGGCTGCAGCGGCAGGCGTCGGTGTTGCGCTGGCGCACCTGCGTTACGGAACCGTCGACCTGCTCGGGGCCCCGATCAGTCCGGAACATCGCGTGCACTATGTCGTCGAAGCCCCGTCGGCGTTCTTCGGGCACGGGCCACTGCAGATCGCCACCACGATCCTGTTTCCGGCGGCCGTCGCCGCCCTGGTGTACGCGTTGATGGCGGTTTCCGCCGCGCGCGACGACCTGGGTGCCTGGCCGCCCGAGGAAACCCCGGTGTATCCGGTGTTGCCTGCCACGGTCGCCCAGCCTGGAGTCTGA
- the bsaP gene encoding biotin synthase auxiliary protein BsaP, giving the protein MISEMPALPAPVSAGVYNVYTGVEVNAATGSAVPTAAQLGLEPPRFCAECGRRMIVQVRPDGWWAKCSRHGVVDSKDLETQR; this is encoded by the coding sequence ATGATTAGCGAGATGCCGGCGCTGCCCGCGCCTGTCAGCGCCGGTGTGTACAACGTCTATACCGGCGTCGAGGTCAACGCAGCGACCGGCTCGGCGGTCCCGACCGCCGCTCAGCTCGGCCTCGAGCCGCCCCGCTTCTGCGCGGAGTGTGGCCGCCGGATGATCGTCCAGGTGCGCCCGGACGGGTGGTGGGCGAAGTGTTCGCGGCATGGGGTGGTGGACTCCAAGGACCTGGAGACTCAGCGATGA
- the bioB gene encoding biotin synthase BioB: MTQATVDVLSVAREQVLERGVGLDQDQTLQVLQLPDEHLEELLALAHDVRMKWCGPDVEVEGIISLKTGGCPEDCHFCSQSGLFASPVRSAWLDIPSLVEAAKQTAKTGATEFCIVAAVRGPDERLLAQVAAGIEAIRNEVDIQIACSLGMLSEEQVQRLSDMGVHRYNHNLETARSFFTNVVTTHTWEERWDTLRMVREAGMEVCCGGILGMGETLEQRAEFAANLAELDPHEVPLNFLNPRPGTPFGDLEVLPASEALKAVAAFRLALPRTMLRFAGGREITLGDLGAKKGILGGINAVIVGNYLTTLGRPAEADLELLDDLQMPIKALNASL; this comes from the coding sequence GTGACGCAGGCGACCGTGGATGTGTTGAGTGTGGCCCGGGAGCAGGTCCTAGAGCGTGGCGTGGGCCTCGATCAGGACCAGACGCTGCAGGTGCTGCAGCTGCCCGATGAGCACCTCGAGGAACTCCTCGCTCTGGCGCACGACGTCCGGATGAAGTGGTGTGGCCCCGACGTCGAGGTCGAGGGCATCATCAGCCTCAAGACCGGCGGTTGCCCCGAGGATTGCCACTTCTGTTCGCAGTCAGGGCTTTTCGCCTCTCCCGTGCGCAGCGCCTGGCTGGACATCCCGAGCCTGGTGGAAGCCGCCAAGCAGACCGCCAAGACCGGTGCGACCGAGTTCTGCATCGTCGCGGCGGTGCGCGGCCCGGACGAGCGGCTGCTGGCCCAGGTGGCCGCCGGCATCGAGGCGATCCGCAACGAAGTCGACATCCAGATCGCGTGCTCGCTGGGCATGCTGTCCGAGGAGCAGGTGCAGCGGCTCTCCGACATGGGTGTGCACCGCTACAACCACAATCTGGAGACGGCACGCTCGTTCTTCACCAACGTCGTCACCACCCACACCTGGGAAGAGCGCTGGGACACCCTGCGCATGGTCCGCGAGGCCGGCATGGAGGTGTGCTGCGGCGGAATCCTCGGCATGGGGGAGACGCTTGAGCAGCGCGCCGAGTTCGCGGCGAACCTGGCCGAGCTCGACCCGCACGAGGTGCCGCTGAACTTCCTGAACCCGCGCCCGGGGACGCCGTTCGGCGACCTGGAGGTGCTGCCCGCCTCCGAGGCGCTCAAGGCGGTGGCCGCGTTCCGGCTGGCGCTGCCGCGCACCATGCTGCGGTTCGCCGGCGGCCGTGAGATCACCCTCGGTGACCTCGGCGCCAAGAAGGGCATCCTGGGCGGCATCAACGCCGTCATCGTCGGCAACTACCTGACCACGCTGGGCCGTCCGGCCGAAGCGGACCTGGAACTGCTCGACGATCTGCAGATGCCCATCAAGGCGCTCAACGCCAGCCTGTAG